Proteins from one Hyphomicrobiales bacterium genomic window:
- a CDS encoding enoyl-CoA hydratase/isomerase family protein: MSEILIETHDATLHITLNRPEARNALTFGMYEEIGRACGEIELGGAIKAVIISGAGDKAFAAGTDMTQFREFTTPQHAIDYEQTMDRILQTVEQCPVPTIAAITGACTGGGAAIAAACDLRVCDKRLKFGFPIARTLGNCLSVGNLNRISALIGTGRTRELIFTARLVEAEEAVHLGLVSDVLDDADACRARADELAALMASHAPRTLRATKEALRRLRVDGPKAEGTDLVVDCYMSDDFKEGMEAFLGKRKPQWKGK, from the coding sequence GTGTCTGAAATTTTAATTGAGACCCATGATGCCACTTTGCATATCACGCTCAACCGACCGGAAGCCCGCAATGCGCTGACCTTTGGTATGTACGAAGAGATTGGACGTGCTTGTGGTGAGATAGAGCTAGGCGGCGCCATCAAAGCTGTCATCATATCGGGGGCAGGTGACAAGGCTTTTGCAGCTGGCACTGACATGACGCAGTTTCGGGAGTTCACGACACCGCAGCATGCCATCGACTATGAACAGACCATGGACCGGATACTGCAAACTGTTGAGCAATGCCCCGTGCCAACCATTGCAGCGATCACAGGCGCTTGTACGGGCGGCGGGGCGGCAATTGCTGCGGCGTGTGATCTGCGGGTTTGCGATAAGCGCCTGAAGTTCGGATTTCCCATCGCCCGCACCTTGGGGAACTGCCTCTCAGTTGGAAACCTCAACCGTATCTCGGCGCTGATTGGAACAGGACGCACGCGTGAATTGATTTTTACAGCCAGACTGGTTGAAGCAGAAGAGGCAGTACACCTCGGTCTTGTAAGCGACGTGCTGGATGATGCTGATGCCTGTCGCGCTCGTGCCGATGAACTGGCCGCTCTCATGGCAAGCCACGCCCCACGCACTTTACGCGCCACGAAAGAAGCGCTGCGCCGTTTGCGGGTTGATGGTCCGAAGGCAGAGGGCACAGACCTCGTGGTTGATTGTTATATGAGCGATGATTTTAAAGAGGGTATGGAGGCCTTCCTCGGTAAGCGAAAACCGCAATGGAAAGGTAAGTAG